A region of the Peredibacter starrii genome:
TGGTGCGGGTTCCATGAAACCAGACCTGCTTGAACATCATATTTTAAAAGCAAAATCTCTAACAAATCATCCGGAGAGATTGGCCGTTAACGTTCCCCTTCTCTATGAGAAAACCAAAGAGCAATTAGAAGTTGCCTTGAAACATGGAATTAAAACCATCATCTCTTCTGCTGGTTCTCCGAAGACCTATACATCTTGGTTAAAAGATCAGGGCTGTACGGTGATTCACGTGACATCGAGTCCGGAACTCGCTCTTAAATGTGAGCTGGCCGGATGTGACGCCGTTATTGCTGAAGGTTTTGAGGCCGGAGGACACAATGGACGTGAAGAGATCACAACTCTGGCACTAATTCCTCAGGTAGTTGATGCGGTAAAAATTCCCGTCATCGCTGCCGGTGGTATCGGAGATGGTCGCGCAATTGCGGCAGTCATGTGCTTAGGTGCGGCCGGTGCTCAACTTGGTACTCGTTTTGTTGCAACCGTTGAATCAAGCGCGCACGACAATTTTAAAAATGCCATAATCAGTTCGAACTCAGCGAGTACTATGCTCATGATGAAAAAGTCAGTCCCTGTTCGTTTATTTAAAAACAGATTCTTTGAGGAAATTAAAAAACTCGAAGACGCTGGTGCCAGTAAAGAAGAACTAGAGGCACACCTTGGTCACGGCCGTGCTAAAAAAGGCATGCTGGAAGGTGATATGAATGACGGTGAAATTGAAGTGGGCCAGATTTCTGGTCTCATTAAAGATGTTCCGACTGTTGCCCAATTAGTGGAAAGACTAATCGAAGAACAGCGCCGGGCCCTGCCATCAAACGGACGTTTTTTCTAATAGCCCCATGGATTCATTCTAGGAAGTCTCACTCTAAAAGTTGTGTTCTTAGAGTCTTTCATGACACTCAGAGTCCCGTGATGAATTTCAATAATGTTCTTAGAGATTGAAAGACCCAATCCAGTTCCTTGATGGGCCTCTTTCGTTGTGTAGAATGGCTCCATTAATCGCGCATGGAGTTCAGGTGGAATTCCATTTCCTGAATCGACCACCAAAATATCACACCATTCAAAGTTCGGCTGATAGTGAATTTCGATCCACCTCTCGTTCAATTCTTGAACGGCGTCGATGGAGTTTGCAATAAGATTCATGATGACCTGGCTAAGCTGGATTTCATTCCCAAAAAGGGCCACATCACTTTCACTTTTAATTACTCGAAGTTTAATTCCCGCAGAATCAAGTTTGCCTTTGCTGATCTCAATAATGGGTTCAATGATCGAATCAAAGGAAACGTTTTTGAATGGTTCTTCTTCTGCGTCCGTTGAAAGCGTTCGAAGCGACTTAATGATTTTGGCAATTCTTTGTGAGGTATCAATGACCTTGTTCGCGGCCAGGTCCAATGAGGCAACATCCTCAGGAGTGTCCTTAATGATGATCTTCATCAAATTGGCCG
Encoded here:
- a CDS encoding NAD(P)H-dependent flavin oxidoreductase, whose protein sequence is MRKTICDLLPLEYPIVQAGMVWVSSGKLAAASANAGILGVVGAGSMKPDLLEHHILKAKSLTNHPERLAVNVPLLYEKTKEQLEVALKHGIKTIISSAGSPKTYTSWLKDQGCTVIHVTSSPELALKCELAGCDAVIAEGFEAGGHNGREEITTLALIPQVVDAVKIPVIAAGGIGDGRAIAAVMCLGAAGAQLGTRFVATVESSAHDNFKNAIISSNSASTMLMMKKSVPVRLFKNRFFEEIKKLEDAGASKEELEAHLGHGRAKKGMLEGDMNDGEIEVGQISGLIKDVPTVAQLVERLIEEQRRALPSNGRFF